One genomic region from Epinephelus fuscoguttatus linkage group LG8, E.fuscoguttatus.final_Chr_v1 encodes:
- the si:ch211-261d7.6 gene encoding zinc finger protein 420 isoform X2: MDEAAAAAAINEDGAANNPRNGDTVSENNVGSSAEDTAQDTADGVFCCRDCGEAFREEAAYLEHRHQHSQENVYLDDQLDDLHDAEKDNETANFCTLCSLSFVETSEFHLHMEKSHGRTSQKESGIQINSGITKHHTYECPDCGKCYGVIGHFLNHQRSHRQASKSVFHDLEHLKKKSFQCESCGRNYSRASALDAHRRCHEEKLVKSRNRSSGDACPTEESIVEAKPVENQANDTPEKTFKCSCGKAFTALMRLKTHQRFSRNSQCSPEEKQEKPKKGLNEFYCSECKKAFSGHIALFNHQRWHENHSHDSAKRYPCEECGKVFMTLTFYYRHQRMAHSEETPAKSFLHQVCQLQKKAFECKDCGLKFSRASALHSHQLHHTDVFRETEKEAQTGTSLLPQQKTLESETKDTEQEEVKSENVLPTSITEEDSHANETDEELESYEPGDFNVQVISASESEDEPVQDLNPDLELLCESDQEVRDDGSAGVSSGIPVSKPGLDLKIVQIDFGEADEPCALVAREAESKTTGERFDCPECYRWFSSASSLRVHRMWHGVRKRKQQTQVKQSSITCEDCGLEFTHWDVFKTHLHQHALEEEEEEEDAQTGVNMNSAAELDSGKAGENKGEKTGGDADGCDMSSSSQTQPSDLTQVVKFTCSVCGKVYKYWSPYLKHQKVCGKPTKKPPQSVQNLRDYQCPDCGMSFIRRARLLGHLRVHRSFNSKPPRCDQCNKDFSSLKAWMAHVDLHKQRPFWCLSCAKGFNDEASLDEHLWFHSLKEHKCDICSKSFNLPIQLRNHYRSHTRAKPYLCKICGKSFISPGKLIFHRRKHLRAHVASSGIPLGIKNSAIIAKKQAIKKQRLMLATVREVPEMYANMERLPGNKERMREEFGKLFEDADSEDSDSEDSDSEDSDCGDPAHHYRLSKPPRSAGSDAPDELQSETVQPQTGQEVDESESQETDTYTEHKYWEWECIDCDMGFDKVEELHLHYIQHATGELPIPQDDM, translated from the exons ATGGAcgaagctgctgctgccgctgcgaTCAATGAGGACGGAGCTGCTAACAACCCCCGCAATGGAGACACAGTGTCTGAAAACAACGTCGGTTCGTCGGCTGAGGACACCGCCCAGGACACCGCTGATG GGGTTTTCTGCTGTCGGGATTGCGGGGAAGCCTTCAGAGAGGAGGCAGCCTACTTGGAGCATCGCCATCAGCACTCTCAAGAAAACGTGTATTTAGACGACCAGTTGGATGATTTACATGATGCAGAAAAGGACAATGAAACAGCTAATTTCTGTACTTTATGTTCACTCTCATTTGTTGAAACAAGTGAATTCCACTTGCATATGGAGAAGAGCCATGGTCGAACCTCTCAAAAGGAGTCTGGTATTCAAATAAATTCTGGGATAACAAAGCACCACACCTATGAATGTCCAGACTGTGGGAAATGTTACGGTGTGATCGGACACTTTCTCAACCATCAGCGGTCACACAGACAAGCCTCGAAATCTGTTTTTCATGACCTtgaacatttgaaaaaaaagtcgTTTCAGTGCGAGTCTTGTGGGCGGAATTATTCTCGCGCTTCAGCTCTGGATGCGCACCGTCGCTGTCATGAGGAGAAGTTAGTAAAGTCACGAAACAGGAGTTCGGGAGATGCATGTCCCACTGAGGAGTCAATAGTTGAAGCCAAGCCTGTTGAAAACCAGGCGAATGACACTCCTGAAAAAACTTTTAAGTGTTCATGTGGGAAAGCTTTTACTGCTCTGATGCGCCTTAAAACACATCAAAGATTTAGCCGCAACAGCCAGTGCTCTCCAGaggaaaagcaagaaaaacCAAAGAAAGGCCTCAACGAGTTTTACTGTAGTGAGTGTAAGAAGGCTTTCAGCGGCCATATCGCCCTCTTTAACCATCAGCGATGGCATGAGAATCACTCACATGATTCTGCGAAAAGATACCCATGTGAGGAATGTGGGAAAGTATTTATGACTCTAACGTTCTACTACAGACATCAGCGCATGGCACACAGTGAAGAGACCCCGGCAAAGTCATTTCTTCATCAGGTGTGTCAGCTGCAGAAGAAGGCATTTGAATGTAAAGATTGTGGGCTAAAGTTTTCCAGGGCCTCAGCACTTCACTCCCATCAGCTTCATCACACGGATGTTTTCAGAGAAACGGAGAAGGAGGCTCAGACGGGCACCTCTCTGCTACCTCAACAGAAAACTCTGGAAAGCGAAACAAAAGACACTGAGCAGGAAGAAGTGAAATCGGAGAACGTGCTTCCCACCAGTATAACTGAAGAAGACTCACATGCAAATGAGACTGATGAAGAGTTGGAGAGTTATGAACCTGGGGACTTTAATGTACAGGTGATCAGTGCGAGTGAATCTGAGGACGAGCCCGTCCAAGACCTCAATCCTGATCTCGAGCTGCTGTGTGAATCAGATCAGGAAGTAAGAGATGACGGCAGCGCTGGAGTTTCCTCTGGTATCCCTGTTTCAAAACCAGGGCTGGATTTGAAAATTGTACAAATTGACTTTGGGGAAGCTGACGAGCCGTGTGCGCTGGTAGCGAGGGAAGCCGAGAGTAAAACAACAGGAGAAAGATTTGATTGTCCAGAGTGTTACCGTTGGTTTTCTAGTGCTTCATCACTGCGTGTTCACAGAATGTGGCATGGCGTTCGTAAGAGGAAACAGCAGACTCAAG TCAAACAGAGCAGCATTACATGTGAGGATTGTGGACTGGAGTTTACACACTGGGACGTCTTCAAGACACACCTGCACCAGCATGCcctggaagaggaggaggaggaggaggacgccCAGACGGGAGTCAACATGAATTCTGCAGCAGAACTGGATTCTGGGAAAGCAGGCGAAAACAAAGGTGAAAAAACGGGCGGTGATGCAGATGGGTGTGACATGAGCAGTTCATCGCAAACACAACCCTCAGACTTGACACAAGTTGTCAAGTTTACCTGCTCGGTCTGTGGGAAGGTTTACAAATATTGGTCTCCATACTTAAAACACCAAAAGGTGTGTGGAAAGcccacaaaaaaacccccacagaGTGTCCAGAATCTACGTGATTATCAGTGTCCAGACTGCGGGATGTCCTTTATCAGGCGAGCGCGGCTGCTTGGTCACCTGAGAGTTCACAGGTCGTTTAACTCAAAGCCTCCCAGATGTGATCAGTGTAACAAAGACTTCAGCTCTCTAAAGGCATGGATGGCTCACGTCGATCTCCACAAACAGAGACCATTTTGGTGTTTAAGTTGTGCCAAAGGCTTTAATGACGAGGCATCACTAGATGAACACCTGTGGTTTCACAGTCTGAAGGAACACAAGTGCGATATTTGCAGCAAGAGCTTCAACTTGCCCATACAGCTCAGGAACCACTACAGATCCCACACTAGGGCAAAACCTTACTTGTGCAAAATCTGTGGCAAAAGCTTCATCAGTCCTGGAAAACTAATTTTTCACAGAAGAAAGCATCTTAGAGCTCATGTTGCGTCCAGCGGGATCCCTCTGGGGATCAAGAATTCTGCGATTATTGCAAAGAAGCAAGCGATTAAAAAACAGAGACTTATGCTAGCTACTGTCAGAGAGGTGCCAGAGATGTATGCAAACATGGAAAGGCTGCCAGGAAATAAAGAACGCATGAGAGAAGAATTTGGAAAGCTGTTTGAGGATGCAGACTCTGAGGACTCAGATTCTGAGGACTCAGATTCTGAGGACTCAGATTGTGGAGATCCTGCGCATCACTACAGGCTTTCAAAACCACCCCGCTCGGCTGGATCTGATGCACCTGATGAGCTGCAATCAGAAACTGTGCAGCCCCAAACAGGACAGGAGGTGGACGAGAGTGAGTCCCAGGAAACAGACACGTACACGGAGCATAAGTATTGGGAATGGGAGTGTATTGACTGTGATATGGGCTTTGATAAAGTGGAGGAGCTGCATTTGCACTACATACAACATGCTACTGGAGAGCTGCCGATACCACAGGATGATATGTAG
- the si:ch211-261d7.6 gene encoding zinc finger protein 208 isoform X1, whose product MDEAAAAAAINEDGAANNPRNGDTVSENNVGSSAEDTAQDTADGVFCCRDCGEAFREEAAYLEHRHQHSQENVYLDDQLDDLHDAEKDNETANFCTLCSLSFVETSEFHLHMEKSHGRTSQKESGIQINSGITKHHTYECPDCGKCYGVIGHFLNHQRSHRQASKSVFHDLEHLKKKSFQCESCGRNYSRASALDAHRRCHEEKLVKSRNRSSGDACPTEESIVEAKPVENQANDTPEKTFKCSCGKAFTALMRLKTHQRFSRNSQCSPEEKQEKPKKGLNEFYCSECKKAFSGHIALFNHQRWHENHSHDSAKRYPCEECGKVFMTLTFYYRHQRMAHSEETPAKSFLHQVCQLQKKAFECKDCGLKFSRASALHSHQLHHTDVFRETEKEAQTGTSLLPQQKTLESETKDTEQEEVKSENVLPTSITEEDSHANETDEELESYEPGDFNVQVISASESEDEPVQDLNPDLELLCESDQEVRDDGSAGVSSGIPVSKPGLDLKIVQIDFGEADEPCALVAREAESKTTGERFDCPECYRWFSSASSLRVHRMWHGVRKRKQQTQGQSVAAHTCDTSGHETSSYAAHCSDIQQHKNQNTSNDDDEAEGLEKKNLTCNECGKCFSRLSALVSHQLHHPKRKQFQCPHCMMSYSYAASLFNHMKNCSTQKKENISATKKEYNPKKTLLGPKIYHCEQCGKGFWSLGAYSHHKQSQTQCVDLRLRKGVTESLHSVNGHPRFKVACPVCGRKFRHKGIMALHMRKHENGNHKCELCNRSFRLFSSLLRHQVVHNDQLLPPPIKSFQHQVEQLKKNTYSCPDCGKLFSRAKALQFHMKSHGYETGHSPSSPRSAVTLEDLQCATCLAHFSNKASLRAHQKLCIKREPSENNDSLTRHKDSVDVSRQKSSEQITVHTEVKSEIDSGKLKMEIQTDEGNLENPGTTNLKYKCKKCDRSFSVVGALNFHKRIHAEGYKSIEKANLGMPIMLKKPKQEEPSKGLFHCSDCGRRFMSNSALGSHKRWHKEKKFSRSLLKDDDLKSVSHKTEDGPFQCHKCGKQFFNHLVLQRHQTFNPQCQTKTEPEPGSGKSVESNSTLENSEFSCPECHKTFEQGSILAAHYENEHSNTLTAGDHQGDGLGVVEQVPEHVKVNLNGSKPVSSTLMPKAHQCPFCSLVFAKARGLRAHKWQAHSKRTKGKKPDILRMKPVPIAPKSEVKQMHDISTVAVKNSSVARGKKKIPSDPTPHVNSVLCLDCGKQCSSPNTLLDHKKECLVIQTPETTAEVSPPLSRLSEHTAKCLFKCDKCGKAFQTEEQLGSHKTKAKSRPYCCALCCHGFWTENQLQQHLAWHDEVRCRLPNEVRYRLSAAMTSKPLKPNVPSADATGTSFPCPDSKSQSSHKCQHCGKAFLSPTALQKHETQHCNNDSYHCSICPRTFSEIQDLIDHHQECIGDYKRQSDAPAAVSSGDTNGLTCLECGTTFCQETDLHQHYIEHARRVY is encoded by the exons ATGGAcgaagctgctgctgccgctgcgaTCAATGAGGACGGAGCTGCTAACAACCCCCGCAATGGAGACACAGTGTCTGAAAACAACGTCGGTTCGTCGGCTGAGGACACCGCCCAGGACACCGCTGATG GGGTTTTCTGCTGTCGGGATTGCGGGGAAGCCTTCAGAGAGGAGGCAGCCTACTTGGAGCATCGCCATCAGCACTCTCAAGAAAACGTGTATTTAGACGACCAGTTGGATGATTTACATGATGCAGAAAAGGACAATGAAACAGCTAATTTCTGTACTTTATGTTCACTCTCATTTGTTGAAACAAGTGAATTCCACTTGCATATGGAGAAGAGCCATGGTCGAACCTCTCAAAAGGAGTCTGGTATTCAAATAAATTCTGGGATAACAAAGCACCACACCTATGAATGTCCAGACTGTGGGAAATGTTACGGTGTGATCGGACACTTTCTCAACCATCAGCGGTCACACAGACAAGCCTCGAAATCTGTTTTTCATGACCTtgaacatttgaaaaaaaagtcgTTTCAGTGCGAGTCTTGTGGGCGGAATTATTCTCGCGCTTCAGCTCTGGATGCGCACCGTCGCTGTCATGAGGAGAAGTTAGTAAAGTCACGAAACAGGAGTTCGGGAGATGCATGTCCCACTGAGGAGTCAATAGTTGAAGCCAAGCCTGTTGAAAACCAGGCGAATGACACTCCTGAAAAAACTTTTAAGTGTTCATGTGGGAAAGCTTTTACTGCTCTGATGCGCCTTAAAACACATCAAAGATTTAGCCGCAACAGCCAGTGCTCTCCAGaggaaaagcaagaaaaacCAAAGAAAGGCCTCAACGAGTTTTACTGTAGTGAGTGTAAGAAGGCTTTCAGCGGCCATATCGCCCTCTTTAACCATCAGCGATGGCATGAGAATCACTCACATGATTCTGCGAAAAGATACCCATGTGAGGAATGTGGGAAAGTATTTATGACTCTAACGTTCTACTACAGACATCAGCGCATGGCACACAGTGAAGAGACCCCGGCAAAGTCATTTCTTCATCAGGTGTGTCAGCTGCAGAAGAAGGCATTTGAATGTAAAGATTGTGGGCTAAAGTTTTCCAGGGCCTCAGCACTTCACTCCCATCAGCTTCATCACACGGATGTTTTCAGAGAAACGGAGAAGGAGGCTCAGACGGGCACCTCTCTGCTACCTCAACAGAAAACTCTGGAAAGCGAAACAAAAGACACTGAGCAGGAAGAAGTGAAATCGGAGAACGTGCTTCCCACCAGTATAACTGAAGAAGACTCACATGCAAATGAGACTGATGAAGAGTTGGAGAGTTATGAACCTGGGGACTTTAATGTACAGGTGATCAGTGCGAGTGAATCTGAGGACGAGCCCGTCCAAGACCTCAATCCTGATCTCGAGCTGCTGTGTGAATCAGATCAGGAAGTAAGAGATGACGGCAGCGCTGGAGTTTCCTCTGGTATCCCTGTTTCAAAACCAGGGCTGGATTTGAAAATTGTACAAATTGACTTTGGGGAAGCTGACGAGCCGTGTGCGCTGGTAGCGAGGGAAGCCGAGAGTAAAACAACAGGAGAAAGATTTGATTGTCCAGAGTGTTACCGTTGGTTTTCTAGTGCTTCATCACTGCGTGTTCACAGAATGTGGCATGGCGTTCGTAAGAGGAAACAGCAGACTCAAGGTCAGTCAGTGGCAGCTCACACATGTGACACATCTGGACACGAAACCAGTAGCTATGCAGCACACTGCAGTGACATACAACAACACAAGAATCAAAACACtagcaatgatgatgatgaggcaGAGGGACTGGAGAAGAAAAATTTGACATGTAATGAGTGTGGTAAATGCTTCTCACGTTTATCTGCTTTAGTCTCCCATCAGCTGCATCATcccaaaagaaaacagtttcaaTGCCCACATTGCATGATGTCTTATTCGTATGCAGCCAGCCTGTTTAATCATATGAAAAACTGCTCCACACAGAAAAAGGAGAATATTTCAGCCACTAAGAAAGAATACAATCCAAAGAAAACCCTCCTAGGCCCAAAGATTTATCATTGCGAACAGTGCGGGAAAGGTTTTTGGTCTCTAGGAGCTTACTCCCACCACAAGCAAAGTCAGACTCAGTGTGTAGATTTGAGGCTAAGAAAAGGGGTCACAGAGTCTTTGCACTCTGTTAATGGACACCCGCGCTTCAAGGTTGCATGTCCAGTGTGTGGTAGAAAGTTTCGTCACAAAGGCATTATGGCACTGCACATGCGAAAACACGAAAACGGGAATCACAAGTGTGAACTCTGCAACAGATCATTCCGTCTCTTCTCCAGCCTCCTCAGACACCAGGTTGTGCATAATGACCAGTTACTCCCACCACCCATTAAGTCTTTTCAGCATCAGGTGGAGCAGCTGAAAAAGAACACCTACAGCTGTCCTGACTGTGGGAAGCTGTTTTCACGGGCAAAAGCACTTCAGTTTCACATGAAAAGCCATGGGTACGAGACTGGGCACTCGCCATCATCGCCAAGATCTGCTGTCACGCTTGAGGATCTGCAGTGCGCAACGTGCCTcgcacatttcagcaacaaggCCTCTTTGAGGGCTCATCAGAAACTTTGCATTAAAAGAGAACCCTCAGAAAATAATGATTCCCTGACAAGGCACAAAGATAGTGTGGATGTCAGCAGACAGAAAAGCTCTGAGCAAATAACAGTACATACTGAAGTAAAGAGTGAAATAGACAGTGGGAAGCTAAAGATGGAAATTCAAACAGACGAAGGCAACTTAGAAAACCCAGGCACAACCAATTTGaaatacaaatgcaaaaagTGTGACAGAAGCTTTTCAGTAGTCGGAGCTTTAAATTTTCATAAAAGAATTCATGCTGAAGGTTACAAATCTATAGAAAAAGCTAACTTGGGCATGCCCATAATGCTTAAGAAACCTAAGCAGGAAGAGCCGAGTAAAGGACTATTTCACTGTTcagactgtgggaggagatTCATGTCCAACTCTGCCCTCGGCTCCCACAAAAGATggcacaaagaaaagaaattttCACGATCCTTGCTTAAAGATGATGATTTGAAATCCGTTAGCCACAAGACAGAGGACGGACCTTTTCAGTGCCACAAATGTGGCAAACAGTTTTTTAACCATCTTGTTCTCCAGCGCCACCAGACGTTTAATCCTCAGTGTCAAACCAAAACTGAGCCTGAGCCTGGTTCTGGCAAGAGTGTCGAGAGCAACAGCACACTGGAAAATTCAGAGTTTTCGTGTCCAGAATGTCACAAAACATTTGAGCAAGGCTCAATTCTGGCTGCCCACTATGAAAATGAACACAGTAACACTTTGACAGCTGGAGATCATCAAGGAGACGGGCTCGGCGTGGTTGAACAAGTCCCCGAACACGTTAAAGTCAACTTGAATGGGAGTAAGCCCGTGTCATCAACACTGATGCCAAAAGCTCACCAGTGTCCTTTCTGCTCTTTGGTCTTTGCTAAAGCAAGGGGTCTGCGTGCCCACAAATGGCAGGCCCACTCAAAGAGGACAAAAGGTAAAAAGCCGGATATTTTGAGAATGAAACCGGTGCCCATTGCCCCAAAGAGTGAAGTCAAACAGATGCACGACATCAGTACAGTGGCGGTGAAAAATAGCTCTGTTGccagaggaaagaagaaaatcCCATCAGACCCCACACCACACGTGAACTCTGTCCTATGCCTCGACTGTGGGAAGCAGTGCAGTTCTCCCAACACCCTCCTTGACCATAAGAAGGAGTGCCTGGTGATCCAAACTCCTGAAACTACGGCAGAGGTTTCCCCACCCCTGAGCCGCCTGTCTGAGCATACAGCCAAATGCCTCTTCAAGTGTGATAAGTGTGGGAAAGCTTTCCAAACAGAGGAACAACTGGGAAGCCATAAAACCAAGGCAAAAAGCCGACCTTATTGTTGCGCCCTGTGCTGCCACGGCTTTTGGACTGAGAACCAGCTGCAGCAACACCTCGCCTGGCACGATGAAGTCCGCTGTCGTCTCCCCAACGAGGTTCGCTACAGGCTCAGCGCTGCTATGACCTCAAAGCCTTTAAAACCCAACGTCCCCTCTGCTGACGCCACAGGGACGTCCTTTCCATGCCCAGACAGCAAGTCACAAAGTAGCCATAAGTGCCAGCATTGTGGCAAAGCCTTTCTCTCACCAACTGCATTACAAAAACACGAAACTCAGCACTGTAACAACGACTCATATCATTGCTCTATCTGCCCCAGGACCTTCAGTGAGATACAGGACCTTATCGATCATCATCAGGAATGTATCGGTGATTACAAAAGGCAGAGTGATGCCCCCGCTGCTGTCTCCTCAGGAGATACCAATGGCCTTACTTGCCTCGAATGTGGAACTACTTTTTGTCAAGAAACTGATTTGCACCAGCACTACATTGAACATGCCCGCAGAGTGTATTAA